A region of the Mauremys mutica isolate MM-2020 ecotype Southern chromosome 14, ASM2049712v1, whole genome shotgun sequence genome:
TTAGCTGACCTCCTGGGGAGGATAGCGGCATGTCCTGGAGATTCTTCACCCCAAGCACTAGCTGCCATGTCAGCATGCTCTCCTTCATGCCTTGCCAGAGCTGCCACTAACTTTTCTGAACTCAGTGTATGTACACTCACCTTCTGCCCTGTCTGCTCTTTCTAGCTGGCGAATACCCTCCTGGAGAAGGAAGTGATAAACTATGAGGACATGGAAGCCCTGATTGGGCTGCCTCCTCACGGGCCAAAGAAAATGATCGTTCCTCAGAGCTGGcttgaagcagagagagacaaacaagaCACAGGTGATGAAGAACCACCCCAGCAACCCCAGACccgggaagaggaggaggaacccAGTTTAAGACCAGTATGAAACCCATTCCTAATCCGGAATGGGAGAGGAGGGCtttggaggcttccttccagcaCCATACCTGAGTCCTTCCCCTTTCAGCTGCAGGGTCAAAGGCACTGAGAGACCAGAGCAGGGAATCTTTGTGGTGTCAATATCCTGCCCCAACGTCTGGGTGTCTCAGAGGGAGGCTGTCTTCAGGGAGGGATTCTGCAGCTGGTTATCTCTGGGGTTGGGGATTCCTGATGCAAGCACAGATATAGTTGGTCATGTAAGGCAGAAAGGGGTAATACATGGGTTCAGAATTAATTTAAATGCTAAAATCTCTTTTGAGCTCAGCACAGTGTAAACGCTCAGCATCTGTGCTGTGACATGGGTGTGCGCTGCCATTCCTTCCCACACCACAGCTTCAGAAGTGTCTCTCTGTCGGGCACAATCATGGAGTCCACTCGGAAGGGCTCAAGGCAGTTTAAGACACAGTAGTTTCTACATGACTTGTCTGTACCCTTTGATTATCTCTGCTCAGAGTTTAAAAATATACTGACTGAGAGAACAAGGTTCACTGGAGTAAAATGGTCTTTACGCATTGTTATATCGACCATATTAATAAATGCAGGAGGATGGGGCATTCTAACATGTTCATGAGACCTGTTATGACAAGTACACAGTTCTACAGATTTAGGGGCTTCCTCTGCCGGTTGATCTCTCTGATAGTTCTGTGCATGTCTCTATGGGGATGTTTTGGTTGGTTTGGGGTTATCAGTTCGTGGATTATCAACACTTTTTTTGAGTTATCAGTTTGTGTGCAGGTACTGGCCAACCCACATGTCTAAAATCCAGTCTAGGATCTACTTTTACATCAGAAGCCCATTTTCCAGATCAGGACTCTGAACAAAGTGCATTGAGAGGCTGAGTCTAGATGTGCTGTTTCTTTTCTCAGTAGGAACTTGAGAAGCACCTTTCAGTAAAGACTCTGGGATGGAAGCCCGTGTGTTCATTTGCATTGATTTCTACAGGGGCCTTTGGACTGAACTCCTTTACTTGTGTTCAGACCTTTAAGTCCTCTGCAGAAGAACCTTGTTGTGGCATGATCATTCTCACTCCACAATGAGAGCATCTGAAATATCTGTGCATTGATGTCTGGAGTATTTTGCTGGCTGGCTGTATAATGTGCCCTTTTCTCTTACTGAGGATTATTCCATGAGGATTATTGTCTGTGTCCCTAAAAGGCCCCAGTCCagatgctccccccaccccactttctTCTGTAGGGGACTAAGAGGTCTGAACACAACTGAAGGACTTCAGTCTACAGCCCCCTGTAGAAATCAGTGCAAATGAGCACGCCTCACATTATTGCCATCAGACTTCCATTTGTGGAGAACTAGACAAGACTTTTGAGGCAGCGGATGTTGTGTTGTTCAGATGaaagggatcagggctggctccagggtttttgccgccccaagcagcgaaagggagaagggggggaaaaaaggccacgattggcggcagctccaccgcgccgctttcttcttcagcggcaattcagtggcaggtccttccctccgagagggaccgagggacccattgccgaattgccgccgaagagcccgacgtgccgccccttccccttggccgccccaagcacctgcttgctcggctagtgcctggagccggccctggaatgGATGCAGTTATCCAAGGCATTCTTACCCACCATCACTTATCTGATGCAGAGCCTCCTTCTGTCTCAGGACTCCCAACCTCTGCTGGGTTTAGGAGTAAGGCTGGGTCCTGAAAATTGACCTGCCTGGTCTCTCTAGGCTACTGTAGGGCAGTGCCACCTGCCTGACCCACTGGTTGTACGAGTTCTAATGCCAGCTCAGTGTTGGCACAGCATTCTGTAGTAGTTTTTACTTGTTAATCTTATGGTTTTTCTTCTAGTCTGGGACTTGATATTTCCAttgctttttccctttttttctttttaacatgaTGGGCTTCCCCTTTATTCTTTGAACTCTAGAATTTCACCTGCTATAGAAACTGTATTCACTTCTCAACCTTTTAAAAATTGTCTCAAATATGTTCTGGGCCTGTTAGCATGCATACTTGGAATCTGGTAGCACTGCTGTTAACTGTAGTGTGAATACAAATGTAATGCAATTGGTTTGGGACTTTTCTTAATAAACAGCAGGCTCCTGTGTTTACAGTATCCTTACCAGTCTGATCATTTTGAAAGACCTGCCTGTGCAACCTGCAGCATCTAGTGGTGCTTTGTCATTCCATATTCTGGCACAGGATTGACTTTTAACTGATCAGACAAACGGAGGTATCCACATGCAGAAAAGTGCTTTGTGGAGCAGATGTTGCAGCATGGCTGGGTCACTGGCTGTGACAAGCGAAACCTGCGTTAGAGACCACGACAAATCTTTATCATCTGACCACAAAATGCATCAGTCATCAAATGAACTGTAAAGCAGAAGTGATGGGAGACTCCATGAAGTCACTGCTTGTGTCAGCTCAACAAGTGCACCTGCTTCCCCCAGACCTTTTCCCCTCATTGTGTCTTGTACGGAGAGAGTGCCTTACAAGCTTAGAATCTTAGTTTTGCTCTGCTTTCATGTGCATTGAAGCCAGCCCCATTTGCCGGTCACCGGGATCCTCTGCAATGAGGGCAGGAAGCTGCTCAAGAGCTGCTGTTTCTTGCTCCTACTCCTTGGGGAAGCATCAGGCCTCATCCCAAAGCCCGCACTTGAGTCCGTGCGGGAGCTGACTGATGGTAAGAAATGCCAGTTAAGGTGGACAGCAGGTAGCACATCAGCAGTCTTGTGGGACAGCTCTGTTCATGCTAAGTGTAACACCCTGTGGGAGTTTGGGTCAAGGCAGATGTAGTCTGGCTGTGTTCTAAATGCTGTGAAAGTGGCCATAGCCACCTTGGAAAGAATGTGTCGTGTGAATGTCTGAAAAATTGTCCTCCAAGCACTTGCAGTCCCCTATGGGCGGTGGTACGAGACTTATGAGggcccctctccttcctcacttGACTTGAAAGAGAACTCTGGTCTGAGAAGAAGCAGCCATTAAAACATGGGGCAACACTGGGTATAGGAAGTAGTTTGAGAAGGGGCTGGGAGGAGCAGGGTAAGCCAAAGCAGGTCTAATGTGCAGGATCTAGACATGAGTCCATACCAAAACAGTGCCACAGGCAAGAGCAGGCAACTGCCATTCTGGAGGAGAAATGTACACCTCTATAGGAATTATTCATCCATGTATATGTGACCAGGCATATATGCAATTTGGGGGTCGATGGAATGCATACATGGAGTAGGAACAGCATAGTTACACTCTGGGCAGCTGTaattttatgtcaccattttACATGCAAGTATGTGTGGTAATAGAAGTGCAAGTTACCTCTAGGCCAAGGCTACTGAGGTATTGGGCAGTCCGGGGCTCAGGCCATTAGATCAGGCTACTCTCTCTAGGGCTGCAGGGCTCTCGGGAGGCTGCATACACAGGGATGTATTCAGTTCTGGAATCTAAAATAAATAATGTAGGGGACATGGATGTGGCTCGAATACTTCAAAGTAGCTTGTAAATTAATTGGACTAATGTTTGTGTTGCACTCCAAAGGTGTAGCTCACCATGTAAATGCTAAGCATTATTGCTAGATTATTTTTTAAGATCATGGGCTTGATTTACAGCAAACTAAATAAGAACTTGCTGCTGCAAATAGCTTTTATATGTGCTACACCAACAGGACAGTTCCTGACTGGGATAATCAGTTTCACAACATAATTATTTTTGAATCCTCACGAAAGTTCAGTCTAGGTTGCGATTGTTCCTCTTTGCTGTTTGTGTATCTTATTTAAGAGACTTTGTTTTACTGTGGGGGGTGGGTATGGAATTTGAGGGATTAGTGTACATGGTCTAGAAATTAggaccaagattttaaaaaataaagtgaatcTTGTATATGGTtgtaggctgactggtctgtaattccctggttGTCTTTGTTCCCCATTTTAAAGCTAGGAATTGTTTGcacttctccagtcctctgagaCCTCACCCATCTCCCATGAACTGTCATGGATGAGCAACTTTAGCGCTTCCTCGATGCAGCCAGCTGCCTTTCCCTAGCCCACCTGGGGCAGGTAACGGCGCTCATGGGTTTTTCATACGCGGCCGCTTTAAAACGGGCGCCATCTTTGTAAAGGGCAGAGGGCCTTTGAGGAGATAAGCGCTGAAGCTCGCTGGGCGGGTTTCCCGCTTTCCTTTATTCTTATTGGTCAGTAACTAGTTCAGTTTCCGCTAGGCCTGATATCCCAGCGTGCCCTGCGTCACTCCCTCCTTTTCCGGTCGGCCATTTCCCCCCGTGGAGGTAGGTTTGAGCGGAGGCCGGGCCCTGCAGGGTTATCCGTCTCCATCCGCCGCCTGGGCGGCCCAACGCAGGGGGCCGCTCCCCGGCGGGCTTGGGCCGCGGCCTGGGGGCCGCTCCCCGGCGGACGGGGCCGGGCAGGTGCCGCGCTTGGGCCGTGGCCTGGGGGCCGCTCCCCGGCGGGCAGGGGCCGCGCTTGGGCCGTGGCCTGGGGGCCGCTCCCCGGCGGACGGGGCCGGGCAGGTGCCGGGCCTGGGGGCCGCTCCCCGGCGGACGGGGCCGGGCATTCGCCTCAGTCGTTCCCAGGCTGGCGCCCCGCGCGGGGCTGCCGAGCCTCAGCCCTCGGGGTCAGGGGTTCGTGTCTGGGGGGCTGTGCGGTCTGGCCGAGCCGCgctgggctgctgggagctggttCCACCCGCTGTTGCAGGCCGGCCTGGCCGGGCCTCTCTTGCGGCCGCCGCTTCCCCAGCTCGTGGGgtgctgctgcccagggctgggcccTCGCCTCGCTCTACTATTGAGGGCTGCTTTCTGTAACCCCAGCCTGCCGCGAATTGCAGCTGTCATTAAACGTGCGCCTTGTGTCTGCAGGGATATAAGCAATCATGGCACCCAGTCGAAATGGCATGATCTTGAAACCCCATTTCCACAAAGATTGGCAGAGACGAGTTGCCACGTGGTTTAACCAGCCTGCTAGGAAGATCCGCAGGTGAGATGCTAAGGACAGCTGGCTGCATGTGTCACTGAGACCAGTGTCTGGTGAGATGCGGGGGGTTGAGTGCCTCTACCTGCCTTGTGACATCGAGATCACTTGCTTGGGAATTTTGCCCCCGTGTCTCCTGTGGCATGTTGTGGTGGTTAGAGAGTGATTAAAAGTTACCGTGATTGTAAACACAGAGGCCAGTAAAACAGTTTAATGCCTTTAATTAGGTCTACAGTCAAATGATGAAAATTCTCCGGAATCTCTGCACAACATTGATGATTTGTTTGAACCCTTTTTTAGCTGATGACTGTAGCTTACCATGAGCGCATGTAGTCTGGCCTTGTTAACATCAGTTACTAGAGGACACATTCCTTACCTCAGCAAGTTTGATGTACCCTTGTGTTTCTCTGGGAGGGTCCCCCTGGGCATTTAGAAGATTGTCAGTGTAGAAGTTATGTATCTTATACAAACATCCTTTTGTTGACTGCTGTGATATTTCTTTTTGACCAGGAGGAAGGCCCGTCAGGCAAAGGCTCGGCGCATTGCTCCACGCCCAGTGTCAGGGCCAATCCGACCCATTGTGAGGTGTCCCACTGTTAGGTACCACACAAAAGTTCGTGCTGGCAGAGGATTCAGCTTGGAAGAGCTGCGAGTGAGTATAACTGGTTGGTTAGCGTCTCCTAGTAGAGTGTGCTCACATGCATCAGATAAATTCTATAAATCTCTCCAGGTTTGGGTGGGTGCAGAGTAAAGTATCCAACTGTAATTTGGTGTTTCAactcaattttttgtttttgaatgggTGAAATGAACTCCGTGATATATTTCCCTGTCTTGCGTGGCCTGGTTAGTCTGTCAGTAATTAGTGTAAGATGTAAGCAGCTGAGAGTGGTTGGTAAATGGATATCTGTTTAAACTGGCTGTGCATGTGGCCGTTTTGGAATTTTCTAGGGCTATGTCttcgtggcagcgctttaacatggctgtgtaaTTGCAGCACCCCCacaaggggagtagctaccagcgctggtgcactatctacaccaggggtggcaaactttttggcctgatgggccacatcgggtttcagaaattgtgaGGAGGGCAAGTTAGGGGAGGcagtgctctgcagctgcactgccccagaagCTTGATGCTCACAGCATTAAGAGGGAGGGGCCTGGgcctagcctcctgggccaggagctcaggggctggggagaacggtcccacgggctgtagtttgcccacctctggtctacactggtgctttacagcactgaaatttGCAGTCCTCAGtggagtgttttttcacaccccttagtgagaaatttgcagcgctgtaaagtggcagtgtagacaaggcctagataACACAACATTATTATTCAGAGTACAGGATGGTGGTTGCTATAGGTGTGTAATTGCTGTAAATACAGAAAATGGACAATATGTGTAGGATAAATATGAAAGTAGAGAATTAGTTAGCTTAAGTTTGgttaagaaaatatatatatgttgtaACAAAAGGCTCTGATTAGCAATTAGAAGGAAGGCCTTGAAAATaagttataaggccagaaggaatgaagtagggcggatgcagggggctggactagatgacatcttgaggtcccttccagttctgtgattctatgtctGGTTCAAAGAATAACAAATGAGGTAAAAGAGCTAAAAAGGAGGCCTCTGACCCTTGGGGGTGACTGCAGATGGTTTTAAATAAGACCAAGAGAATCTGCCTTAAAATGAGCCAACATGGCCCTTGCCAACCCACACACCAGTAAAGCATGTGTGAATCCAGGGGCAATGGCAAAGCTGTTGGCAGCAAGGAgaggaggaaaggccttgggaaGAGAGGAGTTTGTAGATCTTCATCCAGGTaggactggaaataagggtgaacTGTCTGAAATTGGTTAACTGAAGTCAGTACttggcaatgacatcacttgtttgaaGAGTATAAAAAAGTTCATTGCCAATACCTGCCTGGCCACGCTAGAGCCGACCAATATGGGTCTAAGCACGCTGAGTTTAACCTGtttgtaagtatcttgatcaaatgTTTTGTTACAGTTTGGATGTAGTAAATTATTTATGCATGTTTAGAGTAATTGTAtcactttggatttaataaaggtaTTTATGGTTACGTTAGTGTTTGGTGGCTTCCCGTATTCATATTAATTTCAGGCATTCCAATAGTATGGGAATGAGATGTGTAGGCAGCAGCAAACATGAACAcaagcttgttttgaaaatgaaagAGAGATGGTCAACTTGCCAGTTGAACAAAATTCCAGGGTTTTAAACCACTCAACTTCAggtgagaggagggagggagggagtgttaTGGTAATGCAGCCTTATGGGACAACAAAATCAAATGTCTACAGGACTGTTCAGCACTAAGAAATAGTTTGCttcctttaagaacataagaacataagagaggccataacgggtcagaccaaaggtccatctagcccagtatctgtctaccgacagtggccaatgccaggtgccccagagggagtgaacctaacaggcaatgatcaagtaatctctctcctgccatccatctccatcctctgacgaacagaggctagggacaccattcttacccatcctggctaatagccatttatggacttagccaccatgaatttatccagtccccttttaaacattgttatagtcctaccctttacaacctcctcaggtaaggagttccacaagttgactgtgcgctgcgtgaagaagaacttccttttatttgttttaaacctgctgcctattaatttcattcggtgaccccctagttcttgtattatgggaataagtaaataacttttccttatccactttctcaacatcactcatgattttatatacctctatcatgtcccccccttagtcttctcttttccaaactgaggagtcctagcctctttaatctttcctcgtatgggaccctctctaaacccctaatcattttagttgctcttttctgaaccttttctagtgctagaatatcttttttgcggtgaggagaccacatctgtacacagtattcgagatgtgggcgtaccatggatttatataagggcaataatatattctcagtcttattctctatcccctttttaatgattcctaacatcctgtttgcttttttgaccgcctctgcacactgcgtggacatcttcagagaactatccacgatgacgccaagatctttttcctgactcgttgtagctaaattagcccccatcatgttgtatgtatagttggggttattttttccaatgtgcattactttacatttatccacattaaatttaatttgcaggTATTTTTGGTTCTCTGGTATTTTTTTAATGGCTCATGATGTAAGTGATACCTGATAAAGCATTGATTTAAACCTTCCTAGTATAGCCAGCTTCACAAGTCAGGTTGGCATATGTGATTTAAATGGCTCAGTTGCTTGTTTCAGTTGGAATTGCACATTGCAGTGTAATGTATAATTATATAAGGACCCTTGCTTATTTCAGTAGGTGAAAGTGGTGTCCCCCATTCTTTTCCCTGTGGCCTCAGATTTTGCGCCCTCCTTTTGCTATTTGAAGGAGTGTTGACCTCAGACTTGAAAGCTGCATAACATGTAATAAGTTTGTGTTGTCTTATATTTGAGTCTAATCTTTTTTGGAGATGCCTTATCTGTTGCTGTCCAACATCTGGGCATAGCACAATTCATATTTCTTAATCACCACTCCTGCTTCTGATGGGCCTTACAGTCAAATGATGACACTTTCTCCGGAATCTCTGTAGTCTCTGTGATGACTGTATTGAACCCTTTTCCAGCTGATGACTGTAGTGGCTTCACTCAGTAGCACAATGGCATAACAGTCACTTGAAGGTTGACATTAACTCTTGCTTTACAGATGGCTGGCATCAATAAAAGGGTTGCCCGGACTATTGGGATCTCTGTGGATCCCAGACGACGCAACAAGTCTACAGAATCCCTGCAGGCCAACGTGCAAAGACTGAAGGAGTATCGCTCCAAACTTATCCTCTTCCCAAGGAAGCCCTCTGCACCCAAGAAGGGAGACAGCTCTGTAAGTACATTGGGTTCTGGAAGCTTTTAGAGGCTCAGTGGTGCTGAGGGTTGGTTATGGCTGATCCTCTAATGTTCTACTGTAAAGTGTTGTTTACTTAGACACATCTCCTAATGTAATGCCCCTGCACGGGAGGGCTCTTCCACTGGCAAAGGGTTGATAGAGCAGCCCTAGTCTGCCTTCAGGTATATCTGACGGCGGGGTGAGCTTGGGTGTTGGCCAGGGTACGTGCTATAACATGTACCAGCTCtgttgtgctgggagctgggcctgGAGTGTGGAGCGTGCAGTGATGA
Encoded here:
- the RPL13 gene encoding 60S ribosomal protein L13, which gives rise to MAPSRNGMILKPHFHKDWQRRVATWFNQPARKIRRRKARQAKARRIAPRPVSGPIRPIVRCPTVRYHTKVRAGRGFSLEELRMAGINKRVARTIGISVDPRRRNKSTESLQANVQRLKEYRSKLILFPRKPSAPKKGDSSPEELKMATQLSGPVMPIRNVYKKEKARVISEDEKNFKAFASLRMARANARLFGIRAKRAKEAAEQDVEKKK